Part of the Anopheles gambiae chromosome 3, idAnoGambNW_F1_1, whole genome shotgun sequence genome is shown below.
TGCGATTtttggttttagtttttagattattatttgttatgtatATTTAgacaaatgtttttttttccacatGTTATCATCATCCTCCCCGCGTTGTTTGTAAATGTTGCTCGGAACACGCTCCTCCTCTCTGCTCCACCTTAACGTGTTTCGTCCGGGTTTTCCCCTCAATGTCCTCTTCaatgtgtgtccgtgtgtgtgcgtgtgtttgtgccaaAGTGTGTCCACAATTTCCCTCTCAAGACCACACggactcccacacacacacacacacgcgtaggACATCTTACAACGGCCACCCCTGTGTTACCCTGTTTGCGCTTTAGTTTAAATATTATCACCACCATTAACTAATTGATTgcacgtttttgtttgttgcctaTGTTTGCCCGGCGCAGGTGGCTTTCAGAAGCTCATCAAAAGCAGCAAATTTTAGGCGGCAGCATATAATGGTGTGGTGCGTGAGGAGGTAAACATATCATGCAAAGACGCAGGACCATCATCAACAACTTCATCGCCAATCATCAACCCCCAAATCCCACTGCACatagaaaatggaaaagcaaaTGGGACAGAAGAGAGTGCGTGTGGACACACGGCCCAATGAacaatcagcagcagcgggccAGCAGTGTATCGGGAGCAACACGAGTCACAACAAATTGGTGGGGGTATGGTACCTTGTTTAGGTTTAGAGGCGAAAAGccctactactaccaccagcCTCTCCTCCATTGAATATCTTCTCCCCCGCGGGCCTGTGTGCTGGAGCCAAATGTTGTGATTCCTTGCGGTTGCGTTCGAAAATACCACCatcatcccacacacacacgaatcaAACACCGACTCGAAAACACTTACCTACcccacacaaaacacatcgCAACCAAAAGAAGCAAGAAGCAGAGAAAGCTCTATCGGATTTTTGTGCCAAATGATAACAACGTggcaaaaaaagcaagaagaagaagaagaagcgttCTACGGCGGCCAACAATGAACAACAACGAAtgcggcaccaccaccatctcacaacagcaacaacaacaacaacaacagcaccacaACACCCTCCCAACCTGCGTTGTGTTAATATGATTTCTCAAGTTCTGATTTTGTGAGTATCTTTTTGAccccgtttttttgttcgtttgttacCGGAGCCACGGTTTCCACCTACCTTCATTTCTTTATGcgcttttttcctcccccgTATGCctatttttcctgtttttctatttctcttctatttctctgttgttgttgttgttgttaaacgAACACCAAATCTCtctcaagtgtgtgtgtgtgcgctctgttgttgttgttgttgttgctgtgatgTGTGTGGTGGATGTTTAGTTGGTTGTTGGCGCGGTTGTTGTTCATAACATTCTATCAGTTTGCCGCTGTTGTTTTACGATAAAACCAATCAATCCGTCTTTCAGATTGTTATTGCGCAATCCCGTTTGTGTGATCCTTCCTTTGTCTGCGAGGCGTTGTGTGCTACTCAAATCGACAAGAAGTAGCGTTGTTATTTCtaattttctattttgtttgttgtatttttcattgtttttaattcaccTCTACCGGTGTTTCTTTACTTATATATTTTATACcttctcttctttctttttctttgtttgttacACTACTTTTTCGTCttctttttgtaaatatttcctACAATTTTGATCGTTCTACTTTACATTCAGGTTTTATTCGTTTTCTTTATCGAGTTTTATATTCTTCgaattttttatacattttcttAGATTTTTCTTTGTTCGTTATACTACTTTTTCGTCTttcttttgtaaatatttcctGAAATTTTGAACGTTCTACTTTACATTCAGGTTTTATTCGTTTTCTTTATCgagttttatattatttaagattttttgTATACATTTTCTTAAATAATTCTTTGTTCGTTATACTACTTTTTCGTCTTTCTTTTGTAAATACTTCCTGCAATTTTGATCGTTCTTCTTTACCTTCAggttttttcgttttatttatcgAGTTTTATATTCTTCGAATTTTTTTCATAGATTTTCTTaaattttcgtattttttattGACTGTTTGAATTGATTTCAAAACCTTCCAAAAACACCCCCCTTTACTTCTCATCTCTAAAGAACTTCCTGACCTTGTCATGTCACAATCCCTTCCAATGCTCTGCCAGCAGTGACTTTGTTCTTCTCCTCGTTCGTTCTCTCGTTGAAGCATTTTATTCCCATCTACTAATAATTGCGTATGTACGATTACTGCGTACCTCCTCTTCTACTTCTACTCCTCTCTCCCTTCTTCCGGGTGCGTGGACAATGGTTCCAATATCACAGCTGAAGGTTAACATCGTtgttggttgctgttgctgtgtttgtCGCGTCCCCAGCCACTTCTCCCTTTTCTTATCGATCCcctgttttgtgtgtctgtgtgtgtgtgtgccgtgtaTTGCTTTCGTGTTCTTCTACACCCTTCTTGCCATCAGCAAATTCCAACACTCTGTGAAGCTGCTCCTGCtatgtgcgtgtatgtgtgttttagtgTGAAAATTCTCccgctgtttttttcttccaaccTTTTtccgcgctgctgctgctgctgtgcttcCATGCTAAATGAGCCCaacacaaaaatcaatttcccaTATTACACATCGCCATTCCTATCTTGCAGCAACCTATACTGCGCAAAAGGGTACCAGCGGCGGTGGATTTAAGATGCAGCAATACTTGGGGCCAAATGTACCTTTATGGACCTGTCTTATGATTTTGGggtcaccgccaccaccaccaccaccaccagcactaccaccaccaccccaatCACCATCGTCATGTTTTGCCGCATGTTTTAGTGTACGAACTTGTTGGTTAGCATTTTTTGGCACCGTCTGTGAAATTTTACTTCCAAATTTAATGCAAGCGATCCTTTTCGAATATTAAATTCCCTTTTTTAGGCACTATTTGGACGAATTGTTGTTTTCTAAAAGTAGCAGTTACGGATTAAAGTATTAATAACTCACTACAAAACAATCGAGGTTTCCTTTCCAGCGGtggttttccttctttttgttctgtatcttttgctttatttttaaaatacggttttgttttgtttgaaagaaGCGGTCCAGGAGTGCGGGTTTATCTTACCTTCCAGCAATTAGTCACagctttttatgttttttatttatctcaCAGCGGAACCGTGTGTCCTATCGTAACTCCTGGTCTGATAAAGAAGAGTTCCGCTTACCGATAACGAATCGGTTGGGAAGAGGGGTTTGCCTGATAAACGGGCGGCTAAATTCGActtcatttttttacattgaCGAAAGAAAGAACCTTGGGCATGGCTGATTTCGGTTTATCGTCCACTTTTTGGGGGCATGTTTCTCCATTCCACCCACCCCAGGCACATTCCTAAGCATATGAAGCTAATGAGCAGCAATGTGAGCGCGAGATCTATAATTGTTCGTCGATATGATATGGTGCGTGGTGCGTTTGCTTAAACTTTTCCATCCTCTCAACGCACTATTGTTATTCCACTTGGCTCTGAGCTCGCTGGTTTCGAGCTCAAACATCGTTCCGTTTAAGGTCACACTTGGGGGGAGCCCTTGTCCGCCCAACAAACCGTGCGCTAAATGGGTAAGCAAGCGGGGAGGTGTAACGAAATTTTAAAGTAAGAAGAAACAagcatccatccatccatcgctGGTGCTGGTTTGGCATCGCAgtctgcagaaaaaaacagaagaagaagaataagggGCCGGTCCCGGTGTTGTGTACAATTTGCATATTCAATCATCGGTCTATTATCATACGCCGACTCTACGTCAATTGTCGAAGTTATTTTTCGCAAGCGGTTTATCGAATATAGAATAATATTGTTTTGGAGCGACCGTCCCCGGTGGGATGACGAAAGGTGATGATGACACGAGGTGCTAAACCAAACCATTGATATCACACTATCTTTCTAGGTCAAATGGTATATACAACTTCAAGATCACCTGCAAGAACAAAAAGACTTATTTTAGTGTTTTCTCCAAGCGACTTCTTTTGTTTCAATACTGATTCTGATAAAGCCGAGTCTCGTGATGTACCGCTGACCCTTTCAAGATTTATTACATCCTGCATATTAAACATGTCTGCAAAAGGTCCAATCGAAAATACACAATGCGCTTGCAACACTTGCACTTGTCTGGCTCCACTGTTTGTGTCACGCCGACTCCCCGCGCATATGATCGATTTACGCGTATGCGCACATCAAACAACGAATCTTCGGCTGTCGTCTACGGAACTGTACGACGTGATCTGCTTCCGTAACTAACGCAGCACGCCACGCTCTCTCTGCAAACGCGTGTCTCTCTGCTTCCATCTGGTGATGATAAAAGTCGTGCGCGGCGTGGTGTTTTCCGGGTTCTTGTCATCTCTTGAGCGCACGCCCAAACAAAGGGCTACTCATACTTAGTTGGGTGGTGTCCCTCCGTACCCGGTTTGATATAAAACCGTCGATCCCAACCGACTACTTGCAGCATTCTTCTTGCAGCTTCGCCATCGAAGCTACACCCCGACACGAAAAAGCGGACAGGATCTTAACGGAAGCGATCGTTTTGGTGGATCGACCATTCTTCTCTTCACCATGATCAGTGTAAACGCGCTCGCGTGCTGCCTAGTGGGCATTTGGTTCCTTACGCTGGGCGCGCACACCATCGAAGGAAAAGATTTGCGTAAGTTGAGCTCGTAAAAAGATCCTGTAAGAATTGAGTTAAAATatcttgtttttgcttgcaGCCACCAGCTTCGAGAAGTGCCACCGAAACGATCCCCAGTTCGATCAGTGTCTGCGGAGTGCGGTTAACGGTGCGATACGGCTGCTGAAGGATGGGCTGCCCGACTTTGGCATCCTGCCGCTGGAACCGCTCGCCGTCGATTCGCTGGTCATTGAGCAGGGTGAACCATCGTCGCCGATCAAGCTGAAGCAACATTTCACCAACGTTCGGTTAAGTCATCTTACCGAATCGACCATCCTGAAGTATCGGTAGTGTTTTGGGGGAGGTGGATTGTCACAAGTGGGGAAAAATGGAGCAGCATTAACGCTTTTTATTCGCACCTCAGAACGGATctcaaaaaactcatcatcaaggCGGAAGCGATCACGCCGCAGGTAGAATTTGCCGGCAACTATACGATGGACGGACGGATACTGGTGCTACCGATCACGGGCAAAGGGTTGGCCAACATTACGCTGCACCGGTTGAAGACACACCACGAGCTGATTGGCGAGCTGGTGGAGCGGAACGGTGAGCAGTACATGCACATACGAAAGTATTTGGTGCACTTTGAGCCAAAGCTGGTCACGTTTCAGTTTGGGAATCTTTTCAACGGCGATGAAAGGCTCGGTAAGACAGCTACTTCCTTCTTAAAATAGGGTTACTCTCAGTGATATTGACCCGTTTTTACCTGTCCGTTGCAGGGAAAACCATGCACCAAGTGCTGAACGATAACTGGGAGGTCGTGTTCCGGGAGCTGCGCAGCTCGTACGAGGACACGTTTGGGTACATCTTCAAAAAGATTTCCAATCAAATCTTCCTAAAGGTACCGATGAATAAAATATTCCCGCAGTAGTAGTTAGTAAAGCGTTAGTAAGAGCGAACAAATTGAAGTAGCGTTTTCATGATGACACGCCCGTTGCCACTACTATATTGGAagattattttgattttatttccattctttttggtttatttGCATATCGTTTTTTGGTATATAATGTCATacatttatcaaaacattATCGGGTATTTTCTTATCTAAAAACAGTTGGGAGATCGTACGACAATTCAAAAcccgaaaaaaaacttaaccTATCAACGTATTAAACGTGTACGCAAGAAGGAATAAAGGGATTTCTCTTAAGCTTCCTTCTGTTTGTTCTTTCTCTTTGTACCCATTCCATTATTGTCGCATTGCTTTGCCATGTCGCCTTATACATAGAGTATTAAAAAAGGTGCAATTTTTACGCAGAAGTTCTCTTAATTAAGCCTAGGGGACAAGGTACACGAATTGAGGATCGATGCATCGAAACGGTTCATCAACTGATTGGCATTAAGCTTAAAagtaatattattatttgtttgtgctAATAAGAATTTTCTTCGCGATTGATGCCGCCAGTTTCAGGGAATAAACCGACAAATGTTCGCTCTATCATATTGGATGgttgttttctgttgtttgtGGATCTTTCGTTTGGAGTTACTGTCCTTCTTTTTGGTATACTAGCTTGTTAGATTAAACAACGTTGCCTTTAAGTAGTGTATTACAATATATCGTCCCTAGGAATGCCTATGGCACcggtacacacaaacaattgcTTGCCATCAATTCAatcttaaataatattttgcacacacactaacacacacgcacacacatactgacACCAATGTCCATATATAGATAACACATTATAGATAACAGCTCAGTGAGTAACAATGATTGGTTTTGTGGTGGGGGGAAAAGATGTAAAAGCCTATTTTCCCCAATGTTTTGGTTCCcttttggtgtggtgtgtacGACGCACACGATTTGAGCATATGAGCTTTCGAATGTGTAAGAACACGTGTTTAACACAGTGTTTTGTACATAATTTTCAACCGATCGTGCGGCGGTCCGACCCGAAACACCGGATGAACACCGTCCTGGTCGAGATAGTCCTCGTACTTGACCTCGTGCCTGGTGACGAACCCGAGCGAGCTGGCCACCCGTTGAGAGAACAGCCCCGTGGCGTCGGTTTTCATTAGCTGGGTGGAATAAAAGGGgactttttgttgtatttttattccaacaaaaaaggacTTCAGACTTACCTGAAATCCGTTGGTGCGTGCCACTTCTTCACTTTTTCTCATCAACTCCTTCGCCAATCCTTGTCCTCGAAACCTAAGCCGAAGGAGAAAGGAGCAGTAAATTACTTACAAGTCTTCTAATTGTTCtagatgcacacacacacacgtacttcGAGTCCACCGATAGGATGCGTATCTCAAAGATGCTCTCCACCGAAAACTGCTCAAACAGATCGATCTTCAGATTTTCCTCGTACAGGAGGGTGAAAATTTTGCGGAATTTCTCATCATCCATCTCGGCCAGCCGGTCGAGGGCACGGCCCGTATCCTCGTTGCCGTGCAGTATCCCGTTCACGACCACTCCCGCTATCTGGGGTTGAATtggggagggggaaaaatgAGAAAACATTACTGACATTCTTTGCATCCCTCCACACCACACCGTTACCCCTCCTCCGTCAAGCAAGAAAAGGGACACGACGCGCCGTCGTGTCGGGACCAAAGGGATTATAACCAACCTAACACTAACCTCGCCACTGTTCGTCACTGCCATGACACTAATACCGTCGCGAAGGCTCGAGAGACTGTGCTTCTCCAGCAGCGTGTGCCCATCGCCGGGACGGCACAGACTGACGGCCTTGTTGAGGGGCTCGTCGGCAAAGAACGTTTGCCGCAGATGCTGTATCACCTCCGGGAACCACGGCTCGGTAATGATCTCCATCCGCAGCCCGTTGCTGTTGTTCGCAAGCATTCTTAGCTCTTAGTTTACTGTGGAATTTAGAGAAAGAGgatagaaatgaaattaaagcTTTGATATATAGGGTTTCTTTTAAGAACTGTTTCAAAAAGGACGCGACTTAATGTCACACTGAACGTTCTTTATAAAATAGTTAATTAAGTAATAACGTtaagaaaacaaatttaacaaaattataacACTTTTTGTTGGAAAAAACGATTACCTTAtactgcacacacaaaaaaagtaacGCAGGGAAACCCAAGCGCAATGATGATTCTGGAGCAAAACTGCTTCTTCACCCACTGTCTGTGCGTGCTCACCACAAAATGAATAATCCTTGGCAGAAAAGTGGAATGTGCTCGACAATAGAGCAGCGAGTGGAGTGTGTGCTGGTCGGTGGGCCGGCTCCCCCCCCTTTTCGATTCTCGAGAAGAGGAATCAATTCTCGCAGCCACAAGGACACAACTAGTAGAATGACAATGGTCTGTTTAGTGGCAAAGGGGCGCAGGGACATTGGTTACCCCGGGGGTTTCGCGGGCAACATTCTGAAGGGTCGCTCGGGACGAAAACAATCCCTTTTTACGCACTTTCTACGCATGTCCTGGTTTTTGCTACTGCtccggctgtgtgtgtgtatgtgtgtgtgtccccacCGTTCCTCGGAGCACTACTCCGAGGGCAGCGAGTCCGTCGTCGTGCCCTGAAGGGCTTACACGGGAGGTTTTTGATCCGAACGCGATGTCATCGCCTCTGGAGGCTCGCCCTTTCAACAGGTGGTTTTGGTTCGGCACGGGTGaaagaggggtttttttttcttattgcgGCATCATACATCCCCCGGTACCTTTCGGAGCAAGCGTAGAACGGCGTTCGGTTCGGTGCCGCtgtacaacacaaaaaaacaatttacagCGGTACGGCGGCACGGAGCGAAGGAAGTGAAAGACACAAAATCTCTTAGGCCTTACttggatttatttattttattttaattaaaaaatatttcttctttttcttttcttcagatccaaaaacataaacgaaaacaatcgAAACGTTCCAAAATTCTTCCCAGTCGAGCAGTGCTGCCAGCCCACCAGCAGAGGCAATGTGGTGAAATCACGTGTTGACACCACCGTCGTCGCTATGGCAACGCAACTGGACGTAACAACATAcgcaaaaaggaaacaaacgcAAATCGCATTGCcgtgtgttattgttgttctCTTTTCCAAAAGTAAGCTCTTCaaggtgttttattttgtgatAAATAtccgttcgtttttttttgttttctgtggTCTAATTTTGTgctacataaaaaaataattaagtaGTTTAATACATCCGTACAAAAAGCAAGACAATATCGTCGGCACAGTACGCTCGCGCGTGTGTCTTGTGAGGAGTTATAGAATCGAAACTTAACAAACACGCTTTAGACGCCAGAATCGCAACGCCAACAAAACAAGGCACTGTACCGCACAGGAACTTTACATCGCGCAAGGAAACGGAGCGGAGGAAAACGCAAGTCAACGAGAGACAAAAGAAGCGGTAAGCTGCTGGGTGTGTTCAACCTACTAGCCTGTAATGAAATCTACCTAAGCTACTTAAATATAGCCAGTACGAGTGCactgaatctcgttttctcgCTTGCACGGACACGCAAGATGGCTCCCCGTTCTGCGGGTCGTGGATTGTGGTAATTAGCGCCTCAGTGTATCACTTTACTTACTACCTCCCTTACGGTAATTTGAGTATACTTCGCGGCGAGTGATATATCCCGCCTCACACATTCCCGGTGTTTTATACCGCTCGTAACCTTTGCAATGCGTACGTGAATATCACGGCGGCAaccgacagcagcagctgctgcaccaAGCCACCCCGGTACGGTTGCGCACTAGCGCTATGCATCAGATACGCACCACCGGTCGGCTCGAAGAACCCATCGCTCTTGTCGCGCATCATTTCCTGCCGATTGCGCAAACTCTCCGTGCCGTCCTTAAACAGCACATCGCTGCGCCCATCGAACAGACCGTAGAGGTTAAATGCTTCCGCCTTCAGACCGTTCCGGCGCCCGAAAAGCTTGTCAATGTCTTTGAGCGCATTGTAAATCTCCTTCTGCCGCCGCTCGATCGTGCCGTTGCTGATCATGACGCGCCCGACCGCCGTCCAGCCGAGGTAGCAGAGCGCATTGTGCTTCACCGGTTTGTTGAACGGGCAGAAGATGGTCCAGTCCGTGGGTTGCTGCTTCTTGTCCGGCCCCTTCATGCTTTTGTACGTTTCGTAGCTCACGAAGGCAACGTCGGCCACCCCGTCCTGCAGGCAGCGCATGGCACCGTCCTCGCCGTCGTACACGGCCGAACAGCGGCTCGTACTCTTCCAGTTGCACGAGCTTTCGGCGAAGAAGTTGCGCACGTCGCCGATCGAATGGTTTTGCAGTGCAGTCAGTACTGCGGTGTGGGCCGCTCCCTCGAACTGCGGGAAGCAGGCACGTCGGTTGCGAAGATCTGCAAGAGAAGTGTGGGGAAGCGGATCAATTTTGTGACCTTACAAATGTCTATAATTTCTTCAAAAGCTTACCATAACCCGATCGTAGATTTGAGCCACGTGCAACGACCGCCACAATGAGATACTTGTGCAGCGCATTCGACGAGTActcgtacagtatcggacgCAGCCCGTAGTCTCGTTCCGCCCGCAACGCACTGTCCTGATCAACGATCATCACATCCGCATCGCCCGACCGTACCTTGGCCATGCACTGGTCCAACCGGTCCACCCGGATGCACTGCAACCCCGGCTCGACCCCGTAAACACTCGCCACCTCCTGCAGCCACGAGCACTTGTACATCTCGAGCAACGACTTCGTACAGAACACGATCGATCGACTCGGACTGCAGCCCGGGTTATTGTACGCGTCCTGGAACCCGACCGCCTGGTCCAGATAATCGTCGACCGGTATGACCGTGTCCAGTGTCGTGATATTAACGTGATACGTTtccagcaccatcagcagcgcGTTCTGCCAGCTGTTGATGTCATCGTGGGACAGCTTTGCCACCAGGTCCTGCACCTCCATTGCCACTTTCCTGTTGAAAAGCGCATCGTGTTAGCAGAGAGGGGGATGAATATTCTTATCACGAAACTTAACACTTACGACTTGGCAGCAATCGCTGGCCAGGGTTTCGCTACCCACACGCACGGTTTACGCGTGTTGAGCGGCTGCAGATGCCCGTCCGGGCAGAGAAAGCTGTACTCGGACGGGTTCGCTTCGGCCGCCAGCCCCGAAAAGCCAAAGTGACTGCGCACGTCGTCCAGGCGGGCCCACGCCACCTCACCCGCACCGCTCGTGAGACAGTAGAGCGGGCCGCGTCTACCCCAGTGCTTGTCGCCGATTCCACACTGGTACGAGTTGTAGCACAGTTGGCACAGTGAAGGGTACTTCTTTTCTGTGGAGATTGAGAAGAAACAATGACAAATAGTTAGGGAGAGCATTTGAAGGGGAATCGTGTGTGTATTACGTACTTAATCGACGATCCTCTGTTGGATCCGGTACCCAGGGTCCTGCACGGCACGACGGTCCAAAGAAGGAGGACACCGATTTGAGTCTCGATTCGACGGGCGAGAGGTCTTCCTCACATTCTCGCGGTGTTAGTCTCGTTTCGAAGTACTGGAATATATTGGAAAAATGAGAATCAAAAGGTGATCTGTTATGACTACAAACAAGTTTGTGGAATCTGGCAACACAGGCATTTTGAAGAGATGACACTTCAAGAAGGCTTTCTTAGGTGGATTGAAAACATTGCAATTGCAAGCCCCCAGCAACTTCCAATAACTCCGTTTTAAAAGTAGCAATTTTGTTTTGGAGGAGATTGAACGTTCCAGAGAGGACTTAAAACTTGATTTTGGAGGCACCACCCTCTGTTCGATGAAGATCCTGTACAAAAATATCAAGGAATTTCCCAGCAATTAACTGTACTTGGAATGATCCGAATAATGCGATGTAGAGTCCAAATATCAAATGATGCTGCGAGACAATGAACATCTCTTGAACTTGTGAGCAACTGCTCCACTGATATTTGGAAAAAGCACTTAGAAACTTTGCAAATGGAAATTGCTAACATCCTGGCTGTATAGCCTAGGCATTGATCTTTGAGATTATAGTCTGTTTTAGCCGTTAGAGCATGATCTGGCTCACCAGTACTTCTCCAATTACGAAGAAGTTGGACCAATGGACCATCAATGGATATTTCCCAAAGAGCCGACCTTTTTTTCGCGATTTCTCGATACATTACCAAAATGATGGGAATAAGTAGTAATTatccacagaaaaaaaacttggaGCATTGAATGTGTTACCAAACATTCCAGTAATTTCGAAGCCATACTCACATCAGCCAGTACCGCCGTCCAGTGGTTCTTCAGCCCATGCCCGGGGTGGCAGAATTTGCTGCCCCGCAGCTCACGGGCCGTATTAATCTCGGCCTCATtgtcaaccaccaccacaatcTCATACTCAAAGTGTTCTGCAGAAAAAACCAagcaaaataagaaaaaggaaCGCAAATGAAAGAAATGCTCGAGAAATGCAGCACCACCAATGGCCGACCCACGCATGCTGGGAGAGCCGCCGTACACTCTGAACTTGACATTGAGGGGCTTACCGGTGTGAAACCTCAGCTCGCTGGTAACCAGTATGTCCACGCCCGACCAGCGCGCGGCAAGAAAATCTTCCGGATAGAAGGCGGCAAAGTCGGCCGCGCCCTTGTGTATCTTGCGCAAGCAGTCTAGCCGATCGAGCCCGTACACGCACCGCACGTTCGAGGCGGCCTCCAGCGTCGGGCAGTTCTGGGCGCCCTTCTTGTAGTTGCCGCCACCCTCCACGATGCAAACACGCACTggaaattcaaaaacaaaaaatcggtgagcaaaagcaaaaaga
Proteins encoded:
- the LOC1270760 gene encoding transferrin, which codes for MAQFQRLTQCAIILLALLHAIDAKSQTSKQLRVCIVEGGGNYKKGAQNCPTLEAASNVRCVYGLDRLDCLRKIHKGAADFAAFYPEDFLAARWSGVDILVTSELRFHTEHFEYEIVVVVDNEAEINTARELRGSKFCHPGHGLKNHWTAVLADYFETRLTPRECEEDLSPVESRLKSVSSFFGPSCRAGPWVPDPTEDRRLKKKYPSLCQLCYNSYQCGIGDKHWGRRGPLYCLTSGAGEVAWARLDDVRSHFGFSGLAAEANPSEYSFLCPDGHLQPLNTRKPCVWVAKPWPAIAAKSKVAMEVQDLVAKLSHDDINSWQNALLMVLETYHVNITTLDTVIPVDDYLDQAVGFQDAYNNPGCSPSRSIVFCTKSLLEMYKCSWLQEVASVYGVEPGLQCIRVDRLDQCMAKVRSGDADVMIVDQDSALRAERDYGLRPILYEYSSNALHKYLIVAVVARGSNLRSGYDLRNRRACFPQFEGAAHTAVLTALQNHSIGDVRNFFAESSCNWKSTSRCSAVYDGEDGAMRCLQDGVADVAFVSYETYKSMKGPDKKQQPTDWTIFCPFNKPVKHNALCYLGWTAVGRVMISNGTIERRQKEIYNALKDIDKLFGRRNGLKAEAFNLYGLFDGRSDVLFKDGTESLRNRQEMMRDKSDGFFEPTGGAYLMHSASAQPYRGGLVQQLLLSVAAVIFTYALQRLRAV
- the LOC1270762 gene encoding protein takeout; its protein translation is MISVNALACCLVGIWFLTLGAHTIEGKDLPTSFEKCHRNDPQFDQCLRSAVNGAIRLLKDGLPDFGILPLEPLAVDSLVIEQGEPSSPIKLKQHFTNVRLSHLTESTILKYRTDLKKLIIKAEAITPQVEFAGNYTMDGRILVLPITGKGLANITLHRLKTHHELIGELVERNGEQYMHIRKYLVHFEPKLVTFQFGNLFNGDERLGKTMHQVLNDNWEVVFRELRSSYEDTFGYIFKKISNQIFLKVPMNKIFPQ
- the LOC1270761 gene encoding arylalkylamine N-acetyltransferase 1, which gives rise to MLANNSNGLRMEIITEPWFPEVIQHLRQTFFADEPLNKAVSLCRPGDGHTLLEKHSLSSLRDGISVMAVTNSGEIAGVVVNGILHGNEDTGRALDRLAEMDDEKFRKIFTLLYEENLKIDLFEQFSVESIFEIRILSVDSKFRGQGLAKELMRKSEEVARTNGFQLMKTDATGLFSQRVASSLGFVTRHEVKYEDYLDQDGVHPVFRVGPPHDRLKIMYKTLC